A stretch of the Sulfuritortus calidifontis genome encodes the following:
- a CDS encoding AF1514 family protein: MQTLHLDAAELGLDFDTSLKLANHIAEHLLGSAMLLSFYDRDRNLESPAGVSECHQGCATPGWVDYAANRGGTLMVNFGQGRFVFCYMPLD; encoded by the coding sequence ATGCAGACCCTGCACCTTGACGCCGCCGAACTCGGCCTGGACTTCGACACCAGCCTTAAGCTCGCCAACCACATCGCCGAACACCTGCTGGGCAGTGCCATGCTGCTGTCCTTCTACGATCGCGACCGCAACCTGGAATCGCCCGCCGGCGTCTCCGAATGCCACCAGGGCTGCGCCACACCCGGCTGGGTGGACTACGCGGCCAACCGCGGCGGCACGCTGATGGTGAACTTCGGCCAAGGCCGCTTCGTCTTCTGCTACATGCCGCTCGACTAA